Genomic segment of Pasteurella multocida subsp. multocida OH4807:
TCTGGCTGGAAAGTTGATTTAAGTGATTTTAGACTAGAAATTACGCAAACCGAAAATGATATTAAGGATAGATTAGGTAATGCTTTAACAGAAGCTTTTAATCAAGATTATATCAAAACTGCTATTGATGGAACATTTAGCTATCTTGTTGGAGCTGGTGATAGATACTTATCCAAACTAAAAGAGCAAGGTGATAAATCTACTGAGTCACACAGGCAAAATGAGAATCTCAGAACTCAAATTAGTGAGAAAGCAGCTCAAGAGCGGATTAAACTGCTTGAGAAGTACATGCCAGAAATCAAAATCCGAAACGAGCTACAAAAGCAATTAAGAGAGATTAATCAGCTACACAGAAGCGGTTTAATTGGTACCCAAGATGCTAAGTATATATCCGATAAAGCAAGGTGGGATTCTGCTTATGAGTTAGCTGATGTTGCCAAAGAAAAAGCCGTGAGTTTTGAAGATAAGTTCAAAGGAACTTACGATCCAGCTCAAGATGAAATGAATAGAACCATTAGATAGGATTAGAGAGCTTGGCGATGCAAGTGTTCCGTTTTCTTTTGATGTTCATGCAATGATTTATAGTGAAAATGCTCCAGCCTTAGAATATGAACTACACAAAGCATTCATAAATAAACAAATAAATAAAGTTAATCCTAGGAAAGAGTTTTTTAAAGTTTCTCTTGCTGAGATTAAAGCAAAAGCTGAAAAGTTAGGTGCTGAAGTTGAATTTACAATGGTCGCTGAAGCAAGAGAATTTTACGAGTCTCAAGCATTAGAAAAAGAAAATCAACAAGGGAAAATAGCTAGATTAGACGATATCGATAATATCATAAATAATATTTAAAAATACGCCCCTTGACCTAGAGGGGCTTTT
This window contains:
- a CDS encoding hypothetical protein (COG5281 Phage-related minor tail protein), which produces MGKSRAEVQKLASEGKLTSKILFESINSASGKISESFKKMPLTFGQSMTLLQNSVLKWVSEINTSTGIVGGLLKIVEIGINKIIDFLKTPVEMLNYISDKFGNGNLVDTSGWKVDLSDFRLEITQTENDIKDRLGNALTEAFNQDYIKTAIDGTFSYLVGAGDRYLSKLKEQGDKSTESHRQNENLRTQISEKAAQERIKLLEKYMPEIKIRNELQKQLREINQLHRSGLIGTQDAKYISDKARWDSAYELADVAKEKAVSFEDKFKGTYDPAQDEMNRTIR